The stretch of DNA GTCGCGATCGTCGAGGGCGGCCACCTCGTCCGGGGATGATCGCCGCCGCGGACCTCGTCTTCCGCTACGACGGCGAGCGGGTCCTCGACGGGCTCTCGCTGTCGCTCCCCGACGGCGAGTTCTGCCTCCTGGTCGGCCCCAACGGCAGCGGCAAGACGACGCTCGTCCGGCAGTTCAACGGCCTGCTGACCCCCGACGAGGGGACCGTCACCGTCGACGGGACGGACGTCAGCGAGTCGCCGGTCGCCGCCCGGACCAGCGTCGGGATGGTGTTCCAGCACCCCCGCGACCAGTTCGTCGCCGAGACCGTCGGCGCGGACGTGGCCTTCGGCCCCGAGAACCTCGGGCTGGACCGTGACGAGATCGACCGCCGGGTCGAGGCGGCGCTGTCGGCGGTCGGGCTGGACGGCCGGGCGGACGAGCGGCTGACGGCCCTCTCGGGCGGCGAGCAGGCACGGGCGGCGATCGCCGGCGCGCTGGCGATGGAACCGGACCACCTGGTGCTGGACGAACCGCTGGCCGGCCTGGACTGGCCGGCCCGGCAGCGGGTCCTCGCACACCTCGACGACCTGCACGCCGACGGGACGGGCGTGGTCGTCGTCACCCACGACCTGCGGGACCTCCACGAGCGGGCCGACCGCGTCGTCGGCCTGCGAGACGGGCGGGTGGCGGTCGACGGCGACCCGCCGGCGGTGCTGGACGACGTGGCCGCCCTCGGCGTGCGGGACCCGCGATGCTGAGCTACCGGCCCGGCGACACGCTCGCCCACCGGCTGGACCCGCGCTCGAAGCTCCTGGTCCAGTTCGGGCTGGCCGTCGCCGTGGTCGGCTACTCCTCCTGGGCCGGGCTCGCCGGCGCGACGGCGGTCGGGCTGCTCGCGGTCGGGACGGCCCGGCTGTCGCCGCTCGCAGTCCTGCGATCGTACCGCGTGGTACTGGGCGTGCTCGCGCTCGCGCCGCTGGTGGCGGGGGGCGCGCTCGGCCCGCCGTGGTTCCGGGTCGAGCCCGCCGTCCGCTCGGCGCGGCTGTCGGCCCGTGTCGTCCCCGTCTTGCTCGTCAGCGCCGCCTACCTCACCAGCACGCCGGTCCGGGAGACGCGGGCGGCCGTCCAGCGGACGGTGCCGGGCAAGCCCGGGCAGCTGCTCGGGGTCGGGATGGCCCTGGTGGTCCGGCTGTTCCCGGTGGTCCTCGAGGACGTGCGGGAGGTCCGCGACGCGATCCGAGCCAGGGGCGGCGAGCGTCGCCCGGCCCGGACCCGGGCGCGGCTGCTCACGGTGCGGTCGCTGGCGCGGGCGCTCGACCGCTCGGACCGGCTCGCGGTCGCGCTCCGGGCGCGCTGTTTCGCGTGGAACCCGACGCTGCCCCCGCTGTCGTTCGCGCGTCGCGACTACCCGGTGCTGGCCGTCGGCGTCGCGCTGACGCTGTCGCCGCTGCTCTAGTCCGCGGCCGACGAGCGGCCGCCGCTGGCGTAGGCCCGCGTCACGTCGACCAGCGCCTTCCGGAACTCCGACTCGTCGGGGTCCGGCGCGAGCGACTCGAAGTGGCGCTTGAACTCCGCGAGGTCGACGTCGGCGGCGTCGTGGGCGGCGACGTGTGCGAGGTCGTACAGCCGGTGGTCGGGGGTCACGAGGTCGTGGCGCTCACACAGCGCCAGCGCGAAGGCGGCGTTGACCGCGGTGATGTCGGGGTCCGACGCCGGCGTCAGCCGCTCCCAGCCCGGCGTCTCGGTCGGGTGGTCGGCGACC from Haloarcula litorea encodes:
- a CDS encoding energy-coupling factor ABC transporter ATP-binding protein; protein product: MIAAADLVFRYDGERVLDGLSLSLPDGEFCLLVGPNGSGKTTLVRQFNGLLTPDEGTVTVDGTDVSESPVAARTSVGMVFQHPRDQFVAETVGADVAFGPENLGLDRDEIDRRVEAALSAVGLDGRADERLTALSGGEQARAAIAGALAMEPDHLVLDEPLAGLDWPARQRVLAHLDDLHADGTGVVVVTHDLRDLHERADRVVGLRDGRVAVDGDPPAVLDDVAALGVRDPRC
- a CDS encoding energy-coupling factor transporter transmembrane component T family protein; the protein is MLSYRPGDTLAHRLDPRSKLLVQFGLAVAVVGYSSWAGLAGATAVGLLAVGTARLSPLAVLRSYRVVLGVLALAPLVAGGALGPPWFRVEPAVRSARLSARVVPVLLVSAAYLTSTPVRETRAAVQRTVPGKPGQLLGVGMALVVRLFPVVLEDVREVRDAIRARGGERRPARTRARLLTVRSLARALDRSDRLAVALRARCFAWNPTLPPLSFARRDYPVLAVGVALTLSPLL